TACAGTAACTTCAAAACTATAACTCATTGTACAATGTTTTGTGCCCTTAATTTCCATTCATAATTTAAGGCTAAACACACTCATACATTATATGAAAAGTAATCACATGTATTAATTTCTTAAGATGAAACATACAGGTGAGGTCCTGTGGAACTGAGAACAACAAATATCGGCGACAAAACGCTGAGCTGCTCGCAACGAACATGGAACTCAAGGAGCAACTGAAAGGAATGACATGCAGTAGATGCGATGCCCCAACAATAATGCAGAAATGGCAGTTGATGGATGAAAATGCTAAGCTTAGGGAAATGTACTCGCTCGCCAGTGCAGAACTGACCAAGCTCATGCAGGAAGCAAATCTCCCTCCCTCTGTGATACTAGAGGATATGGCATTAGTTACTTCCATGAACCCATTGTCCAGCAATGCTAGCAGCAGTCGTAGCACCATCAACCAGGATGAGCTTCTCTCATATGTTGAGTGTGCTATCAAAGAGTTTGAGATGCTAGTAAGGGATGGTACGCCGTTGTGGCTGCCGACCATCGGTGGCGACGTGCTCAACAGTAAGGAGTATGCCTGCCAGAGATTCCCAAGATTACATGGGACGATCCGCCCAGAAGGGTTTGTTGTGGAGGCCACAAGGGACACTGCCATAGTCAAGGGATCAGCCCCAGACATTGTTGACATCCTCACTGATGTGGTAAGCTTGATGCAGCTATTTACATGTACCAACATTCGTCCATCAATAATGCACTCTCTGCTAGTGTTGTAATAACGATGTTTTTTTTTCAGCCACGATGGTACAAGGCGTTCCCTTGCATTGTAGCAGCACTAAGGGCCTACCACGTCATCTTTAGTGGACCTTTTGCATCTGGCAACGTGCTAATTCAGGAGGTGAGTTCATGCAACATCTATGTA
This portion of the Zea mays cultivar B73 chromosome 2, Zm-B73-REFERENCE-NAM-5.0, whole genome shotgun sequence genome encodes:
- the LOC109944234 gene encoding homeobox-leucine zipper protein ROC6-like; this translates as MRQELAAKVGISARQVKFWFQNRRSQIKVRSCGTENNKYRRQNAELLATNMELKEQLKGMTCSRCDAPTIMQKWQLMDENAKLREMYSLASAELTKLMQEANLPPSVILEDMALVTSMNPLSSNASSSRSTINQDELLSYVECAIKEFEMLVRDGTPLWLPTIGGDVLNSKEYACQRFPRLHGTIRPEGFVVEATRDTAIVKGSAPDIVDILTDVVSLMQLFTCTNIRPSIMHSLLVL